The following coding sequences lie in one Takifugu flavidus isolate HTHZ2018 chromosome 4, ASM371156v2, whole genome shotgun sequence genomic window:
- the bap1 gene encoding ubiquitin carboxyl-terminal hydrolase BAP1, with protein sequence MNKGWLELESDPGLFTLLVEDFGVKGVQVEEIYDLQSKCQSPVYGFIFLFKWIEERRSRRKVNTLVDETSVIDEEIVNDMFFAHQLIPNSCATHALLSVLLNCSGVELGTTLSRIKAFTKGFSPESKGYAIGNAPELARAHNSHARPEPRHLPEKQNGISAVRTMEAFHFVSYVPIKDRLFELDGLKAYPIDHGPWGEEEEWTDKARRVIMERIGLATAGEPYHDIRFNLMAVVPDRRIKYESKLEILKKNRQIILEGLQKMIRLTQTELIHEKKEKDSSSPDDSTPAIKKEAESEPVPAQSTDQAPSDSVAESGAQSKEATSPSENIMGKPSVPKGGGPPQVTSPNPIVQRLPAFLDNHNYAKSPMQEEEDIAAGVGRTRMSAPPQPPYSDDEDDYEDEEEEVTGSAVTSNRFRRKASLRSRTGRVGTGVESQIALTVLAEKLKKEAQRKDALNTPLSVRTEGRTGGICITSASQPSPTPSNESTDTASEIGSAFNSPLRSPARSQAATRPSSPVASHLSRVLFGEDEMLRLDSRHNRAVRELGLSVSTALLHLQEDGVIFAVPPSVELTADCSKQPCTHEKTKDKGKASLIPKEKEGVNEGDEGPSVEVKEKESKEGAEVDSSKETSSSLETVDNKPAGDKYSPKELLALLKCVEADIANYEVSLKEEVEKRKKYKIDDQRRTHNYDEFICTFISMLAQEGMLASLVEQNISVRRRQGVSIGRLHKQRKPDRRKRSRPYKAKRQ encoded by the exons ATGAACAAAGGTTGGCTGGAGCTTGAGAGTGATCCAG GACTGTTTACTTTGCTGGTGGAAGACTTTG GTGTCAAAGGTGTACAAGTAGAAGAAATATATGATCTTCAAAGCAAATGCCAAAG TCCTGTCTATGGCTTCATCTTCCTATTCAAATGGATTGAGGAACGTCGATCCAGAAGAAAAGTTAATACGCTGGTGGATGAGACCTCTGTCATTGACGAAGAAATTGTAAATGACATGTTTTTTGCTCATCAG ctAATTCCAAATTCCTGTGCCACTCACGCTTTGCTGAGCGTGCTCTTGAACTGCAGTGGTGTAGAGCTCGGCACCACCCTTAGCCGCATTAAAGCTTTCACTAAAGGATTCAGTCCAGAG AGTAAAGGTTACGCAATAGGAAACGCCCCAGAGCTTGCCAGAGCACATAACAGTCACGCTAG ACCGGAGCCCAGACACCTACCAGAGAAACAGAATGGAATCAGTGCAGTGCGGACCATGGAAGCCTTCCATTTTGTTAGTTATGTCCCCATCAAAGACCGCCTCTTTGAACTTGATGGACTTAAGGCTTACCCCATAGACCATG gCCCttggggggaggaagaagaatggacTGATAAAGCCCGGCGGGTTATTATGGAGAGAATTGGACTTGCCACTGCAGG TGAACCGTACCATGACATTCGCTTCAACCTGATGGCAGTGGTGCCTGACCGCAGGATTAAGTATGAATCCAAGCTGGAAATTTTAAAGAAGAATCGGCAGATCATTCTAGAGGGTCTACAGAAG ATGATTCGACTGACTCAGACTGAACTTATCcatgagaagaaagagaaagactCCTCTTCACCCGATGATAGCACTCCAGCCATCAAAAAAGAGGCAGAATCTGAACCAGTTCCAGCTCAGAGCACTGACCAAGCTCCTTCAG ATTCAGTGGCTGAGTCAGGGGCTCAGTCTAAGGAAGCCACTAGCCCATCAGAAAATATCATGGGCAAACCATCTGTCCCCAAGGGTGGAGGTCCTCCACAAGTCACCAGCCCCAACCCCATTGTTCAGCGCCTGCCTGCCTTCTTAGACAATCACAACTATGCCAAGTCTCCCATGCAG gaagaaGAGGATATTGCTGCTGGAGTTGGTCGCACTCGAATGTCAGCACCTCCACAACCGCCATACTCTGATGATGAGGACGActatgaagatgaagaggaggaagtgactGGTTCTGCCGTCACTTCCAACAG GTTTAGACGGAAGGCGAGTCTGCGCTCACGAACAGGACGGGTTGGGACAGGAGTGGAGAGCCAGATTGCTCTTACTGTGTTGgctgaaaaattaaaaaaggaagcCCAGAGGAAAGATGCTTTGAACACTCCTCTATCTGTACGCACAGAAGGCCGCACCGGAGGCATTTGCATCACATCTGCCTCTCAGCCTTCACCCACACCCAGCAATGAAAGTACTGACACGGCCTCGGAGATTGGCAGCGCCTTTAATTCTCCGCTACGCTCACCCGCGCGCTCCCAGGCTGCCACACGCCCATCCAGTCCAGTTGCCTCCCATCTGTCCCGTGTTTTGTTTGGAGAAGATGAGATGCTTCGACTGGACTCTAGACACAACCGGGCTGTGAGAGAACTGGGTCTGTCTGTCAGCACAGCCTTGTTGCACCTGCAGGAGGACGGAGTCATCTTTGCTGTCCCTCCATCTG tggAACTGACTGCCGATTGTTCAAAGCAGCCCTGTACTCACGAGAAGACAAAAGATAAAGGGAAAGCAAGCCTCATACcaaaagagaaggaaggagTGAATGAGGGAGATGAAGGACCATCTGTGgaagtgaaagaaaaggagagcaAAGAGGGAGCGGAGGTGGATTCCAGCAAGGAAACTTCCAGCTCTCTGGAAACAGTAGACAACAAACCTGCTGGGGACAAGTATTCCCCCAAA gagctcctTGCACTGCTGAAGTGCGTTGAGGCTGATATAGCCAATTACGAGGTGTCTCTaaaagaggaagtggaaaagagaaagaaatacaAA ATCGATGATCAGAGGAGGACTCATAACTATGATGAATTCATCTGTACCTTTATATCAATGCTGGCCCAAGAAG GCATGTTGGCCAGTCTCGTGGAGCAAAACATTTCAGTTCGCCGTCGGCAGGGCGTGAGCATCGGCCGTTTGCACAAACAGAGGAAGCCTGACCGCAGGAAACGCTCTCGACCTTACAAAGCCAAGAGGCAGTGA